The Halomonas sp. 'Soap Lake #6' genomic sequence AATCTGCGTTGAGACAGCTCCCAATGACGCCTCCAGGTTTCCATCAGCGTGGGATTGAAAAGTAGCCGGAGTGACGCCAGCAAGATCCGTCGGAATTTTGATGTCTGAAGTTCGATCGTAGACGAAAAAGCTACGCTCTCGTCCTAAGGAGCCAATGCACATGCCGAGCTCAAGCAACACATTATCCCGCGGGGAAGGCTGCTCAGCCCCTCTTGATGCGATTAAATCATCTGGTGTGACAACTAGGGCGGCGAAGTCCGCCTTCTCAAGCTTCTTCACCAAATCTTCCAGGGTGCCGTTACTCAGCCCGAAAATTCCTTGCGACCAAATCGCCACCTCTAGCGCATGATCTAGGTTGATTTGCAGGGCTTTCGCATAGGGCAAGCCTTCCACAGAAGACCCGATGAAAAGGGAAGGACGATCGAAATTGCTCATATTGATACCCAACGCCCGGCTCACGCGCCGGTTTAGAGCCGCGAAGCAGCGGAAAATCGGTCGCCGTGCAGCCGATTGATACTCATTGAACCTTCTCCTCCAGCTCAATCCGTTTGGCTAAGCTGAACAGGCGACCAAACCTAACAGGAGAAGACTCAATGAACTTTTACAATAGCACTCATCGTCACTACTGTGGCATTGATCTACATGCCAGAAACCTTTATGTCTGTATCCTCAATCAACAGGGAGAAACCCTGTTGCATAAAGAGATTACCGCTAGCCCAGAACCTCTACTTCAGCTAATCGAAACCTACCTGGATGATCTAGTGATCGGCGTCGGGTGCATGCACTGCTGGTACTGGATCGCTGATTTCTGTGAAGACCAGGGCATTGCTTTCATTCTCGGTCATGCCCTTTATATGACAAATTCTTCTGGAAAGAATTTGGACAGCTTCAACTGGCCCCTAGGGCAGAGTACAGGACGTACTTTGCAACGCCATTCATGGCGGTAAAGCTAAGAATGATCGCGTTGATTCTTACAAGATTGCAGCCCTGATGCGAGGCGGCAATTTCCCGCTGGCTTATGTGTATCCACGCAGTATGCGGGCTACTCGTGATCTGCTTCGTCGTCGAACTGGACTAGTTCGCCATGGTGCCGATCGTAGCCAATACAACTTACCCCCCAACAAGACCAATCTGAAGAATGTCAGTGCCCGAGAAAAGCTGAGTCGTGCGGTTGATTTCATGTTAAAGAACAATAAAGTGTTTGATTAACAAAATTTTTAACGAGTTAGTCAAGCAGCAGGATGATCAATGTCTAACTGGATCATTACGGAGTGTGCTGAAACCAGGTGTCTGCTGACTGGTTATTCAGACCTGAAGCCCGACTTCTACACCCAACGCGAAGCCCGTCGCTTTGATTATCCATCCTGATGGCGTGCACCAATACCCTGAGCGAGTGGGCTTACACCGGCGCTAAACCTAAAACTAACTAGGACTGTAGAGTAACCCGCTTGTTTGAATAGGACAGATGCTGGTTAACCAATGAATGTCGTGCCCCAGACCCACCTGCAAGGAGCAATCCGGTCTTCAATAGGTATTTGCTGTAAGCCACTCACAGCCAACGATGACAGATGAAGTAGGATCACTGGCTCAGGAACTTGATATTGGCCGCTGACGCGGCCAATAAAAAACCCTGCGGCCTATTGATAGAGAGAAGGCTCATAGGTGTTAGCTTCGCTCCGCGAGAGCAAGCTTGATACCAAACGAAATAAAAACTCCGCCGATAAGCCTATTTAACCATAAAGCTACAGTTTCACTGGCCTGTACGCGCTGACTAGCAAATGCTGATGATATGGCCAAGAAATGGCACCACAACATGCCATTAAAGTTGAAGATGCATCCGAGCACGATGAAAGCAAGGGCCTTGTTGGTAGAATCTGGTGAAATGAACTGGGGTACGAAAGCAAGAAAAAATACTGCAACTTTCGGATTAAGGACGTTTGTTAAGAACCCTTGCATGAAAATACGTCGATAAGACAACGATGGTGGAGCAGCAAGTGTTTTTTCGAACTCGCTTGTTCGCTGTTTTTTGCTCCGAATCAGGCTAATGCCAACGTACAGTAGATAAGCCGCGCCTATGTATTTAACAACCGCAAATGCTGTACTGGAAGTAGCAAGAAGGGCAGATAAACCTACTGCAGCTGCAAAAATATGTACGAAGGTTCCAGAACCAATGCCAAGCGCAGCTGCTGAGCCTGCCCGCCAGCCTTGAGTTGCGCTACGAGCCATTATAAGCACGGAGTCAGGGCCTGGGATCATATTGAGCAATAGCCCCGAAATAATAAACAGCAAAATATCGTGAGTTCCGAACATTGTGGATTTGCTCTAAGAAGTTAACGCCGAAGCACAGCGGCGACCTTGACGTGGCGACGAAGGAGCCACAGAAAGCGCGCCCGGCGGCCATCGGCCGCGTACTGCTGCGACTTATTAAGTTTAGTTTAGGCTGCGCTATAGCTCAGACTTACAACCCGCCAAGCAGCACCATTCCACTCCCAAGCTTCCGAGAAAGACACTAACGGCCCTTGGGATTGACCAGAGATAGTATACCCTTGACCAGTTATTGTGGTGCTGCCACCCGTATTCCGAATCGTTAACTCCGTATCGTGTTTCTTCCCGCCTTGGGGAAACCATCTCCCATTACGCTTGGCTGACGAGATAGCGTCGATCTGGGATTTCTTAGATTGGACACCACGCTCAGTAGTGACGGTGAAATTGTCTGCCTGGATCCGAGTAAGGTGCTCAACATCACCTGCGAAAAAAGCCGAGTACCAGTTTTCTCGTACTTGTGTCAGATCTTCTTGATGCATCGACTGATCCCTGCCATTAGAAATTAACGCTCGCATTTGCGACTAGTTTGGTCAAATAGGCCAAAGGAACCTCCCCTTCAGCCTCTCACAGAACCGTACGTGAACCTCTCGATTCATACGGCTCTTCACGTTCAACTATTTAACAATACTTTACGCCAGTGCGGAAAAGCCCAAGGGTAATCCCGCCTAACTTTATTCACTCGTTTTGCAGCCTGCATCAGCGTCTTGAGCTTCTTGTACTTTTTCAGTCCCCAGCGACTTAATCGCTTGCCAAAATGAAACAGTACATTACGGATAATACTTTTCCCAAACAGCCCATAATACTGATACCACCCTCTCAGGCGGCTCAGTGCATAGGCACGTATATCCATTAGCTCTTTATGACACCAATACGACCATGGCCAACGATTGATTTCATGGCGCAACGCCTTCGCGGCTTTCTGACTGATGCCACCCAGAAAATACAGCCCCATATCGCCTCGTCGTGTTTTAATCCAACGAGGTCTGAACGTATAACCAAGAAAATCAAATGCCACTACCGGAAAACTTTGTCGATTAAATCCGCCCTTACAATACACAACTTTGGTTTTCGTTGGGTGTAACTGTAAACCGCATGATTCAAAGCGCCGCTCCAACACTGTGCGAAGTCGTTGCGCCTCATGATAGCTTGCACAGTGGCACACAATATCGTCCGCATAGCGTTCGAATTGGATGCCACCCCTGTGCCGTTCTACCCAAGCATCAAACGCGTAATGCAAAAACAGATTGGCCAGCAACGGACTAATGACACCGCCTTGCGGTATTCCTCGTTGCAGGTATTCGAGTCTTCCATCCTTGTGTTGTACGGGTGCATTTAGCCATCGTTCGATATAAAGCACGCGCCATCTTTCTTTGATGTGTTTGCGAACCGCTTTTAATAGCAGTTCACGGTCAATCGAATCAAAGAAGCCCTGAATATCCATATCCAGAACCCAAGCTCGACGTGTGCAGCGAGTTCTTACTCTCTCCAACGCTTGATGAGCTGACTTCCCAGGCCGATAGCCATAGGAGTCCTTATGAAAATGGGACTCTAACAAAGGCTCTATTTGTAGCTTTACCACCATTTGCGCGATGCGATCACTAATGGTCGGAATGCCTAATGGACGCACACCTCCGTCAGCTTTCTCAATTTCAACACGCATCACTGGCGGTGGCATATAGCTACCCGATGACAAGCGATTCCAAACCTTGTACAGATTTTTACTCAGATCGATTTCAAAAGCCTTTAGGCTTTCACCATCAATGCCAGCGCCTCCTCGGTTTGCTTTGACTCGCTTATATGCCTCGTACACAAGTGATTTTGGTATCGTAAAAGGTTTTGTTTGTGTCATTCAACTCATCCCATTACTGGTTGGTTTTCAGAAACAAACTGAACGTGCTGCCACCTTCGCTCCATTCTCATTACAAGAACTTCAACACTACTACGCAGCAGTCCGCCCCTGCGCTCCGCACCGGTACTCTGGCCTCGTGGGGTTACCACTTGTGCGTCTCCCTTATCATCAGAGCAACAGGTTCTCATGTTCCATACTAAAGCCTGTTCAGAATTCATGCCGCCTCTATGCCGGTTGCCACATAGCCCGTTTCCAGCTCACGTCTATGCTCGTCCTGGGAAGACGCTCATTTCCAGTTTCGACAACATTTCTACATATCGACACTTCATCGACGGTTCACTTTCGTTCATCTCTTCTGAACTTACCTGACAGTTAATCATACTGCCTTTTCCCTATCGCTCACGACATGCACTCTTAATACATGCCGCATAGGGCGGTTTGATTCCTGCATCTGGTTGCCGGAATCGAGGGGCCTACCCTCATCTTTAATACAGCAGGAAAGGTGTTAGCCTTTCGTCATGACACACGAGCGCCAGCGAGAAAATTTTCCGTAGCAGCGCCTTATTACACGTTACTCCGTTCTCGTTTCACCAGTTAGAACAAGGGGAAAAATAAGTCATTTTCTTAATCTGACTCAACTCTCGTAACTGCCCCATACGCTTGTTAGCGTGTATTTATTCTTCCGTAGGATGAATTAAGCCGCGCGTTCGCCATCTGTTTCCGTTAACCAAAGACTCAAACGACACCCCGTTTGACAACGTCAAATTGTCCGCATGATCAGTCACGATGATTTGTGGACTAAAACCATTCTTCTGCTCAAGCTCATTGCAATAAATCGAGAGCTGGCTGAATAGATTTTCGACAGCTTTGATGTCTTCATCAATATTTTGATCAACATTTAGCGTCTTACGCTGTTCAGCCTCTTGGCTTTTCTGCTCCTCAAAAGTTTCAGAGTTGTCTCGATTAAAATTAGGGAAATACACTTGGGTTGGCTGGTCAAGAAATAGTACCGATGGAATAGCGCACTTATCACCCAGCTCAGCAAAATATTTATGCAATGATAAAAATAATGTTACGTGGCAGTATAGCCAGTTTGCGCCACTACCCATTGATCTTAAGTAGATTTTTTCATTTTCTTGCGATAAATGGTAGAGATCAAATGTCTCAAACGAGAAATGAAGATTAATAGGCTTATAGCTAGCTTCAAATTCAAAATGGCTGCCAATTTCAGCCATATATCCATTCACTTTTACAGAGGCATTTTCTAGTCCTTTTTTCACATCGTATTTCTTAAGTTCTTTATTGATACCAGTAAGCTGCTTGTTTAGCTCTTTGATTTGCTTTTCAAGCTCAACATCATCAGCCATGTTGAGAGTATCGAGAAGCATAAACAGCTTGGCCTTCTGCATCAAAATGTTTTCATACAGGCTCTTTTGTTCCGCCAACTGCTTTTCTGTTTTCTCAATTTCCGTTATTTGCTGGTTTAACGCAGTCAACTCCCTACTAATAACTTCAGTATTGCGTTGCACATCAACCAAGGACGATTCAAACTTTGCTTTCATAGGACGTGCTTGCGCAAGGTTACCCGACACCTTAGTGATGGCTTGCTGTAGTTTTTCTGCACTTTCTCGCAATGTGTCTTTTTCAGTATGGCAGAATGGGCAGACTGAAGCGGATATATGGACATGCTTTGGCGAGCTAAACTTTTTCACGTTATCAACAAAACGTTCTTCTTCTTGAATATGTTTGTTAATTGATGCAGCTTGGCGCTGCAACTTTCTTAGTTCGGCCGTCTTTTGGTTACGCGCCAGCTTAAGTTGATTGTAATATTGGGTGGCAGTGTCAGAATTATGATTGATTTTCTCAGGTACGATAATTCTGTCCAACTGGTCTTTGGCATCCTGCGGGTGGCGTAGCACCTTTTCCAAAGATATCGGCTCATCTTTAAACCCCATCAAAGCATATAGTTGGCTTAAAACCGGGCCGACGTTTTTCTTATAGTTTTCAGAGGTGCGTTTGTTTGTTTCTTTTTGACGCTCCAAACGTCTGACATCAGCGCTTAATCGTTCTTTCTCTTGTGACAAATGAAAGTATTTCTGGTCAACTAAACCTAAAAATATCTTGGTATGATCAATCGCCTGATCACGCTTTTCCTTTTCATCGAATCGGTAAAACAACGCATGTTTATTGGCAACAAGGTTTTGATGCTGAAGCATAAACGATGAAAAACTGCGTATAGATGGAGTAGCCGCCTTAGCGTTAAACCGCCTAGTGGCTCTGGCGGCCAAAGATTCATCCACATCATCTATATCCAGGAAAAAGTCTCTTAGATGCTTCTTAAACTCGTCTAACGGGCGGAAATAGGTGCTGTTAAAATAATCGCGAAAAATATCCTCTGAACTGAACGACTCAACGCGACGGAAGAAGGCCTTAGTCGCGATATCAGGATCACGCGCAACCACCATGTCTTGATCATTAACAGAAAGCGCAACATAATAAATAGCTGCACTCGTGGTAATAACGCCTTTGGGAATGGTGTTTTCACCACTGCCAAAGCAATAATCAAAGATTTCAATTAAGGCACTTTTACCTGTCGATGACTTCCCAGTAACAACATTTAGCCCTTTTTTAAAATTAACAGGGTGCTTGTTTCCTTGCTTATCAATAACACCAATTTCATAAATTAATGTTTTCATCGCGGCTTCACTCCTAAAAACGCATAAATCTCAACCACCGAGTGACCTCTGAATAACCGTCCCAACTTCTCTGCACTTTTTTGATAGGTAAATGCTGAATCAGAACCATCACATGTCAGAATGGATAAATTCTGTTCGTTTACGGATAACCAATCATTGATTAAGCAATATTGAATGCATTGCTCTGTTAATGCTTGAAATCCATGAATTCTTTCCTGCAGATCGTAGAGCTTGGTACGATCGTCAAAAACCGACCAAATAGTACTTCTCTTGTTAGAGTTGAATAACTTTTGGCCAAAAACAGGGTGGCTGCACAGAGGGATCACCAAAGGGGCGAGTAAAAGATTGTTTTCTGATTCGCCTGTGGCCGTGTAAAACGAAGCAAGATGTGCCCCATATTCAAACGGGTTGTACTTTAACTCATAAAGGGTATCGACGATGCTGCTCATGGCCCAACTTTCCATTTTAAGTCACGTTCTTCATCATCCATGGCATCATGTATTAGTCCATTCTTGTATTCAATAGGCGGTATATCATTACCCAGGTTTAGTGGCTGTTCGCCTATGGTTTTGTTGTAAAGCAATTTTGAGCTTTTAATTGCATCAGTTGCTTCAAGTTGCGCACTTGAATAGGCAAGTTTATATTTTTTGACCAATTGGTTCTGGTAACTAATTGTTTTATCTTTATAGAGCGCGGACTCATCGAGCTCTTCAAGCAGTGAGTTTTGTAGCTCAAGCCAGTTACCTACTGCATCAGGAACCATTTCGTGATGCTCAATTTCAGCAATTTTTTGTACAAACGGTCTGTATTCGTGTAATTCTATCTCTGGTTCAGATGCCGCATAGCCAGAAAACACCGGAAAGGTGAACTCCTTTTTACATAGAAGCGCGGTTAACTCTTCGCACTTCGCTGCAAATTCTTGGTGTTTGATGCTCCAAGATTGCTGAGTTGCTTGTGCGTAAACAAAGCCAATAAGTCCATGAAGGTAACTTTTCAGGTTATTTTTCGGAATGCCTACTGGTTTAGAAAGTATCTGTTTTTCCAGTTCTTGCGCACTATCTGATTGCGTAAATAACACGACCTTTCCAAGCACGCTTTTAAGCAATAACTCATCAGCTGCCATTACCGCTTTCTGTAGCTTTATTATTTGTGATGGCTTTTCGGCATTAAGTTGATCTTCGGTGCGCTCTGCAAAAATGGTCTTTATAACTTTCAAGCGTTGTTCCACCCTTTGAGTGTTCCAGTCCTTTAGGCGCGTCGTCGCTCCAAATGCTTGAGTGGTGTGGAGCACTAAAACGCCGTATTGGGTGTGGTCAAACTCTGGAGCTAGCCAGTTCTTGAGCGTTTTCCAGAGGTTTTCATGGTGGTCAGTCAGTGGTGCTGCGTAGTCTTTCACTTCAGTTTGTGTAGATGCCAAAGCATCTGACGAAATCAGGCTGACATCACCATCTTTTTCGAACCAAACCGACTGGCCATCTTCAAGTAAAAAGCATTTATCTAGGCCAATTAGCACCTGATAATGAAAGGCTAGTGCGGTTGTTAACGCTGCATTTTCGGTTTGACTTCCGCTCATACCTGCCAGTTCCTTTTATGCATACCTG encodes the following:
- a CDS encoding LysE family translocator translates to MFGTHDILLFIISGLLLNMIPGPDSVLIMARSATQGWRAGSAAALGIGSGTFVHIFAAAVGLSALLATSSTAFAVVKYIGAAYLLYVGISLIRSKKQRTSEFEKTLAAPPSLSYRRIFMQGFLTNVLNPKVAVFFLAFVPQFISPDSTNKALAFIVLGCIFNFNGMLWCHFLAISSAFASQRVQASETVALWLNRLIGGVFISFGIKLALAERS
- a CDS encoding DUF3732 domain-containing protein is translated as MKTLIYEIGVIDKQGNKHPVNFKKGLNVVTGKSSTGKSALIEIFDYCFGSGENTIPKGVITTSAAIYYVALSVNDQDMVVARDPDIATKAFFRRVESFSSEDIFRDYFNSTYFRPLDEFKKHLRDFFLDIDDVDESLAARATRRFNAKAATPSIRSFSSFMLQHQNLVANKHALFYRFDEKEKRDQAIDHTKIFLGLVDQKYFHLSQEKERLSADVRRLERQKETNKRTSENYKKNVGPVLSQLYALMGFKDEPISLEKVLRHPQDAKDQLDRIIVPEKINHNSDTATQYYNQLKLARNQKTAELRKLQRQAASINKHIQEEERFVDNVKKFSSPKHVHISASVCPFCHTEKDTLRESAEKLQQAITKVSGNLAQARPMKAKFESSLVDVQRNTEVISRELTALNQQITEIEKTEKQLAEQKSLYENILMQKAKLFMLLDTLNMADDVELEKQIKELNKQLTGINKELKKYDVKKGLENASVKVNGYMAEIGSHFEFEASYKPINLHFSFETFDLYHLSQENEKIYLRSMGSGANWLYCHVTLFLSLHKYFAELGDKCAIPSVLFLDQPTQVYFPNFNRDNSETFEEQKSQEAEQRKTLNVDQNIDEDIKAVENLFSQLSIYCNELEQKNGFSPQIIVTDHADNLTLSNGVSFESLVNGNRWRTRGLIHPTEE
- a CDS encoding three component ABC system middle component; protein product: MSSIVDTLYELKYNPFEYGAHLASFYTATGESENNLLLAPLVIPLCSHPVFGQKLFNSNKRSTIWSVFDDRTKLYDLQERIHGFQALTEQCIQYCLINDWLSVNEQNLSILTCDGSDSAFTYQKSAEKLGRLFRGHSVVEIYAFLGVKPR
- the ltrA gene encoding group II intron reverse transcriptase/maturase, producing MTQTKPFTIPKSLVYEAYKRVKANRGGAGIDGESLKAFEIDLSKNLYKVWNRLSSGSYMPPPVMRVEIEKADGGVRPLGIPTISDRIAQMVVKLQIEPLLESHFHKDSYGYRPGKSAHQALERVRTRCTRRAWVLDMDIQGFFDSIDRELLLKAVRKHIKERWRVLYIERWLNAPVQHKDGRLEYLQRGIPQGGVISPLLANLFLHYAFDAWVERHRGGIQFERYADDIVCHCASYHEAQRLRTVLERRFESCGLQLHPTKTKVVYCKGGFNRQSFPVVAFDFLGYTFRPRWIKTRRGDMGLYFLGGISQKAAKALRHEINRWPWSYWCHKELMDIRAYALSRLRGWYQYYGLFGKSIIRNVLFHFGKRLSRWGLKKYKKLKTLMQAAKRVNKVRRDYPWAFPHWRKVLLNS